One window from the genome of Acidobacteriota bacterium encodes:
- a CDS encoding amidohydrolase family protein — MTETDEKRLNDAHCHFFSAGFFDALARDPAAPPVADPAVDLPAALGWDPPGDPERLADRWVAELDRHGVRRAALMASVPGDETSVAAAVVRHPSRFAGLFMVNPTAPGAEADVRRGFGEHGLRCACLFPAMHRFALDDECVTAVFRAAADHGRAVFVHCGVLSVGVRRKLGLASRFDVRLGDPLAVAQVACAFPDVPVIVPHFGAGFLREALMAADLAANIHVDTSSSNGWTRYTPGLSLTDVFRRALAVLGPQRILFGSDSSFFPRGWQRPIHEAQCAVLDAIDLDAEGRAAIFADNFDRVFGTAGTLSPPTD; from the coding sequence ATGACCGAAACGGACGAAAAGCGCCTGAACGATGCGCACTGCCACTTCTTCTCGGCCGGGTTCTTCGACGCCCTGGCCCGCGATCCCGCGGCCCCGCCGGTGGCGGACCCGGCGGTCGATCTGCCGGCCGCGCTCGGCTGGGACCCGCCGGGGGACCCCGAGCGGCTGGCCGACCGCTGGGTGGCCGAGCTCGATCGCCACGGCGTGCGGCGCGCCGCCCTCATGGCCAGCGTCCCCGGCGACGAGACGTCCGTCGCGGCCGCGGTCGTGCGGCATCCGTCCCGCTTCGCCGGCCTGTTCATGGTGAACCCCACCGCGCCGGGCGCCGAGGCGGATGTCCGGCGAGGCTTCGGGGAGCACGGCCTGCGCTGCGCCTGCCTGTTCCCCGCGATGCACCGTTTCGCCCTCGACGACGAATGCGTCACGGCCGTCTTTCGGGCGGCGGCCGACCACGGCCGCGCCGTCTTCGTCCACTGCGGCGTGCTGTCGGTCGGCGTCCGCCGCAAGCTCGGCCTGGCGTCGCGCTTCGATGTCCGGCTCGGCGATCCGCTCGCGGTCGCGCAGGTCGCTTGCGCTTTCCCCGACGTCCCGGTGATCGTCCCGCACTTCGGAGCCGGCTTCCTCCGCGAGGCGCTGATGGCCGCCGACCTCGCGGCGAACATCCACGTCGATACGTCGAGCTCGAACGGCTGGACGAGGTACACGCCCGGATTGAGCCTGACCGACGTGTTCCGCCGGGCGCTGGCGGTGCTGGGACCGCAGCGCATCCTGTTCGGATCGGACTCGTCGTTCTTTCCGCGGGGCTGGCAGCGGCCGATTCACGAGGCCCAGTGCGCCGTGCTGGACGCGATCGACCTGGATGCGGAAGGCCGCGCGGCGATCTTCGCGGACAACTTCGACCGCGTGTTCGGGACCGCCGGAACCCTCTCGCCGCCGACCGATTGA
- a CDS encoding NAD(P)H-quinone oxidoreductase, translated as MAIPGTMRVVEITESGPPEALEVGTRPVPVPGPGEVSIRVAAAGVNRADTMQRKGNYPPPPGASDVLGLEVSGTVAAVGQGVADLAVGDQVCALLTGGGYAEYCLAPAPQCLPIPAGVSLIEAAALPEAYATVWTNVIDRGRLEAGESLLVHGGSSGIGTVAIQLARLFGARVFATAGTPAKCAACVELGAERAIDYRAEDFAAVLGEATGGRGVDLILDMVGGAYLERNLASLAIEGRLVIIALMEGAQAELDLARLMSRRLTVTGATLRARSIAQKAEIMTALRARVWPRFASDELRPIVHATYPLADAAEAHRVMESSVHTGKLLLVP; from the coding sequence ATGGCGATTCCCGGAACCATGCGCGTCGTCGAGATCACCGAGTCCGGTCCGCCCGAGGCGCTTGAGGTCGGGACCCGACCGGTGCCCGTTCCCGGTCCGGGCGAGGTATCGATCCGGGTCGCGGCGGCCGGCGTCAACCGCGCCGACACGATGCAGCGCAAGGGGAACTACCCGCCGCCGCCCGGCGCCTCCGACGTACTGGGACTGGAGGTGTCGGGAACGGTCGCGGCGGTGGGGCAGGGCGTTGCCGACCTGGCCGTGGGCGACCAGGTATGCGCGTTGCTCACCGGCGGCGGGTACGCCGAGTACTGCCTCGCGCCGGCCCCCCAGTGTCTGCCTATTCCCGCGGGCGTGTCGCTGATCGAAGCGGCGGCGCTGCCGGAGGCGTACGCCACGGTCTGGACCAACGTCATCGACCGCGGCCGGCTCGAGGCGGGCGAATCCCTGCTGGTGCACGGCGGGTCGAGCGGCATCGGAACCGTGGCCATCCAGCTCGCGCGCCTGTTCGGGGCGCGCGTATTCGCCACCGCCGGGACGCCGGCCAAGTGCGCGGCCTGCGTCGAACTCGGCGCCGAGCGCGCCATCGACTACCGCGCGGAGGACTTCGCGGCGGTTCTGGGCGAGGCGACCGGCGGCCGGGGCGTCGACCTCATCCTGGACATGGTCGGCGGCGCCTATCTGGAGCGCAATCTCGCGTCTCTCGCCATCGAAGGCCGCCTGGTGATCATCGCCCTCATGGAGGGGGCGCAGGCCGAACTCGACCTGGCGCGCCTGATGTCCCGCCGCCTGACCGTGACCGGGGCGACCTTGCGAGCCCGGTCGATCGCGCAGAAGGCGGAGATCATGACGGCCCTGCGCGCCCGTGTCTGGCCGCGGTTCGCGTCGGACGAGCTGCGGCCGATCGTGCACGCCACCTACCCGCTGGCCGACGCGGCCGAGGCGCACCGGGTCATGGAGTCGAGCGTCCACACCGGGAAGCTGCTACTGGTCCCGTAG
- a CDS encoding 4-hydroxy-tetrahydrodipicolinate synthase yields the protein MQTRWAGCGTALVTPFTASGAVDEAAVRRLARRQIDGGVHFLVPCGTTGESPTLSHAEKVRVVELVVDEAGGAVPVLAGAGGYDTRAAIDLVRDLARAGATGILSVTPYYNKPTPEGLFRHYTAIANSTDLPIVLYNVPGRTACNIAPATLLRLVEIANIVGVKEASGDLGQICEICRTVPDDFCVLSGDDAFTLAVMALGGTGVISVTSNEAPDAMAALVDQAAAGDFTAARATHERLLPLMQVNFVESNPIPVKAAMAELGLLDLHYRLPMAPPAPAARARIAEVLAATGLSRAAGSPARQASPA from the coding sequence ATGCAGACACGCTGGGCGGGATGCGGCACGGCCCTCGTCACGCCGTTCACGGCGAGCGGCGCCGTGGACGAGGCGGCGGTCAGGCGGCTGGCGCGGCGGCAGATCGACGGCGGCGTGCACTTCCTGGTCCCCTGCGGGACGACCGGAGAGAGCCCTACGCTTTCCCACGCGGAGAAGGTGCGCGTCGTCGAGCTCGTGGTCGATGAGGCCGGCGGCGCCGTGCCGGTGCTGGCGGGCGCGGGCGGCTACGACACGCGGGCCGCGATCGACCTCGTGCGCGACCTCGCGCGGGCCGGCGCAACCGGCATCCTCTCGGTCACGCCGTACTACAACAAGCCCACCCCGGAGGGGCTCTTCCGGCACTACACCGCCATTGCGAACAGCACCGACCTGCCGATCGTGCTGTACAACGTGCCGGGCCGGACCGCCTGCAACATCGCCCCGGCCACGCTGCTGCGGCTCGTGGAGATCGCCAACATCGTCGGCGTGAAGGAGGCCTCCGGCGACCTCGGACAGATTTGCGAGATCTGCCGCACGGTGCCGGACGACTTCTGCGTGCTCTCCGGCGACGACGCGTTCACGCTCGCGGTGATGGCTCTGGGCGGCACGGGGGTGATCTCGGTGACCTCGAACGAGGCGCCGGACGCCATGGCGGCGCTCGTCGATCAGGCGGCGGCGGGCGACTTCACGGCCGCGCGCGCGACCCACGAGCGGCTGCTGCCGCTGATGCAGGTGAACTTCGTCGAGTCGAATCCGATCCCGGTCAAGGCCGCGATGGCCGAGCTCGGGCTCCTCGACCTGCACTACCGTCTGCCCATGGCCCCGCCGGCGCCCGCCGCGCGCGCGCGCATCGCCGAGGTGCTGGCGGCGACCGGGCTGTCGAGAGCGGCTGGTTCACCGGCGCGGCAGGCCTCGCCGGCATGA
- a CDS encoding 2,3,4,5-tetrahydropyridine-2,6-dicarboxylate N-succinyltransferase — protein MELAERIQQLHARAAEADREEARAAFAALRRELAAGRVRAAEPDPSSPTGWRVNAWVKQGILVGFRCGDVVAFDSPSADSPWLDKDTLPLRPLSTGSNVRLVPGGSSVRDGAFLGRGVICMPPMYINIGAYVGDGSLIDSHALVGSCAQVGSGVHVSAGAQIGGVLEPVGALPVIVEDDALVGGNTGLYEGAVVKRRAVIGAGTVLTGSTPIYDLPRGRIIRPAAGEPTVVPEGAVVVPGARAVTSGAGPDWGLSLATPVIVKYRDDRTDTRTELETWIR, from the coding sequence ATGGAACTCGCCGAGCGCATTCAGCAACTCCATGCCCGGGCGGCCGAGGCCGACCGGGAAGAAGCCCGCGCCGCGTTCGCGGCGCTCAGGAGAGAGCTCGCGGCGGGCCGCGTGCGCGCCGCCGAGCCGGATCCGTCGTCGCCGACCGGCTGGCGCGTCAACGCCTGGGTCAAGCAGGGCATCCTGGTCGGATTCCGCTGCGGCGACGTCGTGGCGTTCGACTCCCCGAGCGCCGACTCGCCCTGGCTGGACAAGGACACCTTGCCGCTTCGCCCCCTCTCGACCGGGTCGAACGTGCGGCTCGTACCGGGCGGCTCCTCGGTGCGCGACGGGGCCTTTCTCGGCCGCGGGGTCATCTGCATGCCGCCGATGTACATCAACATCGGCGCCTACGTGGGTGACGGCAGCCTGATCGATTCCCACGCCCTGGTCGGATCCTGCGCGCAGGTCGGCAGCGGCGTCCACGTCAGCGCCGGAGCCCAGATCGGCGGCGTGCTCGAGCCGGTCGGCGCCCTGCCGGTGATCGTGGAGGACGACGCGCTGGTGGGCGGCAACACCGGCCTCTACGAGGGCGCCGTCGTCAAGCGCCGGGCGGTCATCGGCGCCGGCACCGTGCTGACCGGCTCCACCCCGATCTACGATCTGCCGCGGGGACGCATCATCCGGCCGGCCGCGGGCGAGCCGACGGTCGTGCCGGAGGGTGCGGTCGTCGTCCCCGGGGCGCGCGCCGTCACCAGTGGCGCGGGGCCCGACTGGGGGCTGTCGCTCGCCACACCGGTCATCGTCAAGTACCGCGACGACCGCACCGACACACGCACGGAGCTCGAAACATGGATCCGCTAG
- a CDS encoding M20/M25/M40 family metallo-hydrolase: MDPLAAPIVDLARTLIDIDSTSGGEAAVTTWLARDLRERGYQVTEQPVVDDRVNVIATVGATEPETVYSTHIDCVPPHFPSRLEGDTLYGRGACDAKGILAAQIMALDRLRESGENRVGLLVVVGEENGSHGARAANRLSNRSRYLINGEPTDNRLGAATKGAYRVRLSATGRAVHSAYPELGDSAVEKLLDALVALRDLELPVDPVLGATTYTVGVLSGGVAPNVVPPVAEADVNFRTVEPAARVRERLDASMPGSVSIDDVMIVPPVRLTTLPGFETAPFSFTTDIPFLTSWGKPLLVGPGSIHVAHTAEEHVRIDELVESVDLYEKLARDLLAAES, from the coding sequence ATGGATCCGCTAGCCGCCCCGATCGTCGACCTCGCCCGCACCCTCATCGATATCGACTCGACCAGCGGCGGGGAAGCCGCGGTGACAACGTGGCTCGCCCGCGACCTGCGCGAGCGGGGATACCAGGTCACCGAGCAGCCGGTGGTCGACGACCGGGTCAACGTCATCGCCACCGTCGGCGCGACCGAGCCGGAAACCGTCTATTCGACCCACATCGACTGCGTGCCGCCCCACTTTCCGAGCCGGTTGGAGGGCGATACGCTCTACGGGCGCGGCGCCTGCGACGCCAAGGGAATCCTGGCCGCCCAGATCATGGCCCTCGATCGGCTCCGCGAGTCGGGCGAGAATCGCGTGGGCCTGCTCGTCGTGGTCGGCGAGGAGAACGGCAGCCACGGCGCCCGCGCCGCAAACCGGCTCTCGAACCGCTCGCGCTACCTGATCAACGGCGAACCCACCGACAACCGCCTCGGCGCCGCCACCAAGGGCGCCTACCGGGTCCGCCTGTCGGCCACCGGCCGTGCCGTCCATTCGGCGTACCCGGAGTTGGGAGACTCCGCCGTCGAGAAGCTCCTCGACGCCCTGGTCGCCCTCCGCGACCTCGAGCTGCCGGTCGATCCCGTGCTCGGCGCGACCACCTACACGGTCGGTGTCCTGTCGGGCGGCGTGGCCCCCAACGTCGTCCCTCCCGTGGCCGAAGCCGACGTCAACTTCCGGACGGTCGAGCCGGCGGCACGCGTTCGCGAGCGGCTCGATGCGTCGATGCCCGGCTCGGTGTCGATCGACGACGTCATGATCGTCCCGCCCGTCCGACTGACGACCCTGCCGGGGTTCGAGACCGCCCCCTTCTCGTTCACCACCGACATCCCGTTCCTGACGTCGTGGGGGAAGCCCCTGCTGGTAGGGCCGGGCTCGATCCACGTGGCGCACACGGCGGAGGAGCATGTCAGGATCGACGAGCTGGTCGAGTCGGTCGATCTGTACGAGAAGTTGGCGCGGGACCTGCTGGCCGCCGAGAGCTGA
- a CDS encoding PEGA domain-containing protein, translating into MAVPARRAGLGRRRRLLPVPVGDSDTVRGRRPPRGRRRAGLVPARPGGTGGAGARTGRGGGGGGGGRPRPPPPPPRPPPPPPPPPPPPPPPPAPPGAPPPPNPPAARAPPGGPAPAPEPEPEPEPAAAPPPSIGLRVTSDVDGAEVFIDRRYAGTTPFESYDVEPGRHRINVSAPGYEGHAEDVEITDRLTNIDVRFRQVRLDQRIRVVHKHRFGDCEGHLVATTRGIAYETDDDDAFEVRLDGLEEFAVDYMAHNLRLKVRGGRTYNFTDGEENADALFVFHRAVEEARDRLARGESPAAP; encoded by the coding sequence ATGGCTGTTCCTGCTCGTCGCGCTGGCCTTGGCCGCCGGCGCAGGCTACTACCTGTACCAGTCGGGGATTCTGACACCGTCCGAGGACGCCGACCGCCGCGTGGCCGCCGACGCGCCGGCCTCGTCCCGGCCCGCCCCGGCGGCACCGGTGGCGCCGGAGCCCGAACCGGCCGCGGGGGGGGGGGGGGGGGCGGGGGGCGGCCGCGCCCCCCCCCCCCCCCGCCCCGCCCCCCCCCCCCCCCCCCCCCACCCCCCCCCCCCCCCCCCCCCCCCCCCGCGCCCCCCGGGGCGCCCCCCCCCCCCAACCCCCCCGCGGCGCGGGCCCCCCCCGGGGGCCCCGCCCCGGCGCCGGAACCCGAGCCCGAGCCGGAGCCCGCAGCGGCGCCCCCGCCTTCCATCGGGTTGCGCGTCACCAGCGACGTGGACGGCGCCGAGGTGTTCATCGACCGCCGTTATGCCGGCACGACGCCGTTCGAATCGTACGACGTCGAGCCCGGACGCCACCGCATCAACGTCTCGGCTCCCGGCTACGAAGGCCATGCCGAGGACGTGGAGATCACCGACCGGCTGACGAACATCGACGTGCGCTTCCGGCAGGTCCGGCTGGACCAGCGCATCCGGGTCGTCCACAAGCACCGCTTCGGCGACTGCGAGGGCCACCTGGTGGCCACGACGCGCGGGATCGCCTACGAGACCGACGACGACGACGCGTTCGAGGTCCGCCTGGACGGTCTCGAGGAGTTCGCGGTCGACTACATGGCGCACAACCTGCGGCTCAAGGTGCGGGGTGGAAGGACCTACAACTTCACGGACGGCGAGGAGAACGCCGACGCCCTGTTCGTGTTCCACCGGGCGGTGGAGGAAGCCAGGGACCGGCTCGCCCGCGGGGAGTCGCCGGCAGCTCCATGA
- a CDS encoding DNA-3-methyladenine glycosylase I, translating to MSPRPPARCPWGASDPLYVPYHDEEWGVPLHDDRRLFEMLVLEGAQAGLSWLTILRRREGYRRAFDCFDPRAVARYDARDVERLLADGGIIRNRLKIDSAINNARAFLAVQEEFGSFDRYVWGFVDGRPTQNAWTTLEEVPAQTPVSNAMSRDLRKRGFTFVGPTICYAHMQATGMVNDHLVGCFRHREVRLLP from the coding sequence ATGAGCCCGAGGCCGCCCGCCCGCTGCCCGTGGGGCGCGTCCGACCCGCTCTACGTCCCCTATCACGACGAGGAGTGGGGGGTGCCGCTGCACGACGACCGGCGCCTCTTCGAGATGCTGGTGCTGGAGGGCGCGCAGGCAGGCCTGAGCTGGCTGACGATTCTTCGCCGGCGGGAAGGCTATCGCCGCGCCTTCGACTGCTTCGACCCGCGGGCGGTGGCCCGCTACGATGCACGCGACGTCGAGCGCCTGCTGGCCGACGGCGGGATCATCCGGAACCGGTTGAAGATCGACTCGGCCATCAACAACGCCCGCGCGTTCCTGGCCGTGCAGGAGGAGTTCGGCAGCTTCGACCGCTACGTCTGGGGTTTCGTCGACGGCCGCCCGACCCAGAACGCCTGGACGACGCTGGAGGAAGTGCCGGCGCAGACGCCGGTATCGAACGCGATGAGCAGGGACCTGAGGAAACGGGGCTTCACCTTCGTCGGCCCCACCATCTGCTACGCCCACATGCAGGCCACCGGCATGGTCAACGACCACCTGGTGGGCTGCTTCCGTCATCGCGAGGTCCGGCTGCTGCCCTGA
- a CDS encoding RNA methyltransferase: MCAVYDARANHHGVPDPRVRVAAGRTGNRVHRGVLRRVPEQEDGYRGGSAAGRARSPDPDGRGAPARRSRHGGAGCLQGLARDPHPRDGAEAGRSGGPAPADRRVPGSQGALQLARRDAPRLAGARVLPGPYRRAGGVGPRQRVQRDRRQDEELLLRHAQHPGPVRVQRDQVRAGRRRQPRVEGLSEQAHRPGGARPAPQPAAGGAVGVAVPIHRIRVAAVDDPRLDDFRIVSDPALMRDRGLFVAEGRLAVERLLASRFRARSLRVIDGALDGLAPALAACGDERRPDVYVADAAQLRLVTGFRFHRGCLALGERPRPGTHGAGLPRAAPGRPLVVLEGVSDPDNVGSIFRNAAAFGAAGVVLSPTCADPLYRKAIRTSMGTTLQLPFRVAGDWPGVLARVRDDGARVVALTPLEPATEIEAFVRRGRGSAAGLALLLGNEGDGVSRDALDLCDERVRIDIEPAVDSLNVVHAAAIALQRIRAVTASPP, from the coding sequence ATGTGCGCAGTGTATGATGCTCGCGCCAATCACCATGGAGTACCGGATCCGCGAGTACGGGTTGCAGCAGGGCGCACTGGAAATCGAGTACATCGAGGAGTACTTCGGCGAGTTCCCGAGCAGGAAGACGGCTACCGAGGTGGTTCGGCGGCTGGACGAGCGCGATCACCAGATCCTGATGGCCGAGGCGCCCCTGCCCGACGATCCCGGCACGGTGGTGCCGGTTGCCTACAAGGTCTCGCACGAGATCCGCATCCACGAGACGGAGCCGAAGCTGGCCGATCTGGTGGCCCGGCTCCAGCCGACCGTCGAGTTCCAGGATCGCAAGGTGCTCTACAACTGGCTCGGCGGGACGCGCCGCGACTGGCGGGGGCGCGGGTTCTTCCGGGCCCTTACCGAAGAGCAGGAGGCGTGGGCCCACGACAACGGGTTCAGCGAGATCGTCGTCAAGACGAAGAACTGCTTCTACGACATGCGCAGCACCCTGGACCAGTTCGAGTTCAACGTGATCAAGTTCGAGCCGGACGCCGCCGACAGCCGCGAGTCGAAGGTCTATCTGAGCAAGCGCATCGGCCTGGAGGTGCTCGACCGGCACCGCAGCCGGCGGCAGGTGGTGCGGTCGGCGTAGCCGTGCCGATCCATCGCATCCGGGTCGCCGCCGTCGACGATCCCCGCCTGGACGACTTCCGCATCGTCTCTGACCCGGCGCTGATGCGTGATCGCGGGCTCTTCGTTGCAGAGGGGCGGCTGGCGGTCGAGCGCCTGCTGGCGTCGCGCTTCCGCGCGCGGTCGCTGCGGGTCATCGACGGCGCGCTGGATGGGCTGGCGCCGGCCCTGGCGGCCTGCGGCGACGAACGCCGGCCCGACGTCTACGTCGCCGACGCCGCGCAGTTGCGGCTCGTGACCGGCTTCCGGTTCCATCGTGGTTGCCTGGCCCTGGGAGAGCGTCCGAGGCCCGGGACACACGGCGCCGGGCTTCCGCGCGCCGCGCCGGGACGTCCGCTCGTCGTGCTCGAGGGCGTATCCGACCCGGACAACGTCGGCTCGATCTTCCGCAACGCGGCCGCGTTCGGCGCGGCCGGGGTGGTGCTGTCGCCGACCTGCGCGGACCCGCTCTACCGCAAGGCGATCCGGACGTCGATGGGAACGACCCTGCAGCTCCCGTTTCGGGTGGCGGGCGATTGGCCCGGCGTGCTGGCGCGGGTCCGGGACGATGGAGCGCGCGTGGTCGCTCTGACGCCGCTGGAACCGGCGACCGAGATCGAGGCGTTCGTGCGCCGCGGGCGCGGCTCCGCTGCCGGGCTCGCTCTGCTGCTCGGCAACGAGGGCGACGGCGTCAGCCGGGACGCGCTCGATCTGTGCGACGAGCGGGTCAGGATCGACATCGAGCCGGCCGTCGATTCGTTGAACGTGGTGCACGCCGCGGCGATAGCCCTGCAGCGCATCCGTGCGGTCACCGCGAGCCCGCCGTGA
- a CDS encoding formamidopyrimidine-DNA glycosylase, whose translation MPELPDVEVYVECLAARLVGERIERVRLLRPFVLRSVAPPLDAVEGRTVRTVERLGKRVVIGLSGELFLVLHLMIAGRLRWRDRGTRIPRKLGLAAFDFSSGTLLLTEAGSIKRAALHLVAGRAGLCEHDRGGIEVLACDPGAFRDALVRENHTLKRSLTDPRLFSGIGNAYSDEILHAAGLSPVKLTHRLTAAEIARLHEAARTTLRAWTERLRRETGDRFPEQVTAFHPEMAVHGRYGKPCPTCGSPVQRIAYASNESNYCPACQTGGKLLADRAMSRLLRGDWPRSLDEWDAMKEERSVSRPAADPQQRERAGN comes from the coding sequence ATGCCGGAGCTTCCCGATGTGGAGGTCTACGTCGAGTGCCTCGCGGCGCGCCTCGTCGGAGAGCGGATCGAGCGTGTCCGGCTGCTGCGTCCGTTCGTTCTCCGCTCCGTCGCGCCGCCCCTCGACGCCGTGGAAGGACGGACCGTCCGCACCGTCGAGCGCCTCGGCAAACGCGTCGTCATCGGCCTGTCCGGCGAGCTGTTCCTCGTTCTGCACCTGATGATCGCCGGCCGCCTGCGGTGGCGCGACCGCGGGACGCGGATCCCGCGCAAGCTCGGCCTGGCCGCGTTCGACTTCTCCAGCGGCACCCTGCTGCTGACCGAGGCCGGTTCCATCAAGCGCGCCGCGCTGCACCTGGTTGCGGGGCGCGCCGGCCTGTGCGAGCACGATCGCGGCGGCATCGAGGTGCTCGCCTGCGATCCCGGCGCCTTCCGGGATGCGCTCGTGCGCGAGAACCACACGCTCAAGCGGAGCCTGACCGACCCGCGCCTCTTCTCCGGCATCGGCAACGCCTACTCCGACGAGATTCTGCACGCCGCCGGCCTCTCGCCGGTCAAGCTGACGCACCGCCTGACGGCGGCGGAGATCGCCCGGCTGCACGAAGCGGCGCGGACGACCCTGCGGGCCTGGACGGAGCGGCTGCGGCGGGAAACCGGCGACCGGTTCCCGGAACAGGTGACGGCGTTCCATCCCGAAATGGCCGTCCACGGCCGCTACGGCAAGCCGTGCCCGACGTGCGGGTCGCCCGTGCAGCGCATCGCCTACGCGAGCAACGAGTCGAACTACTGCCCCGCCTGCCAGACCGGCGGCAAGCTGCTCGCCGACCGCGCGATGTCCAGGCTGCTCAGGGGTGACTGGCCCCGGTCGCTCGACGAGTGGGACGCGATGAAGGAAGAACGCAGCGTTTCCCGCCCCGCGGCTGATCCGCAGCAACGCGAACGTGCCGGGAACTGA